The Primulina tabacum isolate GXHZ01 chromosome 10, ASM2559414v2, whole genome shotgun sequence region TGTTATAATCCTTAGCACATATAATTAAATTACCGAATTGTGTATGTTGGACCAAATATTCTATTTCTTTCTCATTTAAAAATGATACAATCTTCTTACAAATCTCAACGTATTTTGATCCTAAAGTTAACTTACATTCAAATAATTGATTACTTCTAAGTTTAGTGGGGAAGTAAATctgcaaaaaaagaaaaatgttattagTTGTCAAAAGTTAAAATTAAATAGTGTTTGTTCATTTAAAAAATTGGGTCGAGACTGTGGGTCGAGGTGGGTCGAGCTCTTTGTTTGGGTCGAGCTCTTCATACCTTGGTCGAGTTCGACCgagtaaaattcaaaataaaaagtcgATTTCTTACATTTACATGATTTTCTCGTTCGATTTCTTGCATACGAATACCTTATAGACTCGTTGTTAGCCAGAAACCAAACAAAATTATAATGGATTGTAAGGAGGGTTGAGAAAATAAGATATTTTGTGAAGATTGGAAAGAAATTACGCGAGATGTGAATTGAGTTTAGTTGGATGAGATTGGGTTGTGTAAGTTTTTTATTtagttaaaaatataaattttattatatataaaattaaaataaaaatttaataaaaaaaatagtttttaaacaaattttttttaaaagaaattattatttttttaatatacacTTCCAACGTTCCCATTTTCCTCGTTTTCCCCGTGACGAACCTCAAGAGAGAGAAAATGAACACCCCACCAGAAAATTAATATTCTGCGAATCTTCCTTGGGTTGAAGGCCGACGACTGAGCGCAGTTTCTTGAGCTCTCAATCGTGTTTTGATTGATTTCTCAATCTTCCGAGCACGAATATATTTCTTGGACCTTTGCCAAATTATCGGGTATGTAAAAATTTTGATGTTTCTTGCATTTTTAATTGTGTATTTAAGTGGATTCTTGAATTTTGTCTGGATTTGGTTTATTTCCTGAATTCTTGAGGTAAAGTGGCGATCTTTATTGGTTTTAGTGGATATAATTTGATATTGGGATTATATTCGAAGCATTAGGGAGAGAtcatttgatttattgttgtgaAAATCTTACCTGCAGATGCCTTGAagtgaaaataaatcagaaTTCTGTTTTTTCAGTACTGTCCGATGATGGAATGGATTTGGGTTGATTTTTTAAGGTTCTTCAATTGATACGAGATATACAAAGTGAGTTTGGAAAATTTGGGTCTTTTTTTATAGTTTCAGAGAAGGAAAAATGAATGTGGTGGTTAAAGTTGGTAGTATTATCACCCAAGGAATGTACTCTGTTGCCACCCCATTTCATCCATTTGGTGGGGCGGTGGACATAATTGTTGTCAAGCAGCATGACGGAACCTTTAGGAGTACGCCTTGGTATGTGCGATTCGGTAAGTTTCAGGGTGTTCTTAAGGGGGCTGAGAAGCTAGTTCGAATAGAAGTTAATGGTGTTGAAGCTAATTTCCATATGTATCTTGATAACTCTGGTGAAGCTTATTTTGTTCGAGAAGTTGATCCAGAGAAGGATGATAATGAGGGTTGTAAGGACTCTGCCAAACTTGAAGCCGGCATTAATGTTAATGATGAAGTAAAAGGAAGTGAATTACAGAGATCGGAGGCTAATGAGCATAATGATGGTGGGGTAGAGGTGCGAGATGAATGTGTTACCCTTGGCATGGACCGGTTAGAGAGGGCTGATTCTGATGTGGAGAGAATATTTTACGAGTTTCAAGATGATAAATCTTCTCTGGTGGATTCGGTCGAGTTCTCTGAATATGGTTCTGGTAGATTTGACAATTTAGGGAACATGGAACATGTGTTAGAATCACAGGATTCAAATTCAGAGGTCATTTTGGTGAGTGTTGATGGACACATATTGACAGCGCCTATATCTTTATCGGAGAGGAATGCCGAAAATGTGCAACTAAATACGCCTCAATTTCACCTTGGCCCAGGTGAGGGTACTGAAGATTACAACAGAGGTGAAGCTTCTTGGCCTTCTGATTTATTGGATGAAATTGATGCCTCTCATAAAGTTACCACCATAAATATACACGAAGCAGATAATGGGACTTTGTCTTTGTCTTCTGTACCACATTTAGAAACTTGTAACTTAGATCAAGAGAAACCATATAGTGAACAAGGAACTCCATATAGTGAACAAGGAACTCCAGACTCCGGTCATCTGGACAGAGAACATAATATTGACAGCAGTTCCGATATTGCTTCTAAACCATTTAATAGGAATGAAGTTTTTAAAAGCTGCATGGAGCTTCAGGAATTGGCATCTCAGTCTACTGATGAGGATGAAGAACATAAGAATTCTTTGTTAGAAGTTCTTGACAAGTCTCCTCGAAGTCCTCTGGTAAATGGGGAATCTGAAGAGGGAAAAGAAGAAATATCAAGAAACAACGATGGACTATTCCCCCAAGATTCTGAATTTCCTAGCAGTACCCTTTTAACAGAGTTGAAGTTCAACCCTAAATCCCACGAAAGAGAAACTTCTGATACAGAATATGACGGTTCAGTTAGACTTGCGGTCCAGTGTGATAACAATGATCCAGAATTGCTGATACAAGCGGATGTAGATCTAGCATCCATGAGAATGCATAGTGGTGAGGGAGCTCCTGCTTCTGAAGAAGAACGTAGTAAAATTGAGCACCTTGAACTTCTCACTGGAGCTTCTATCAAAGGTATTAAAACAGAcgtatatgcaatgcatgttaTTTTGTTATAAAAATAAAGCTTGATTCTATTTGCTATTTGTTGAATTTTGATATAATAGAAATGTAGTTATGAGAAAAAACCACATGACTCATGATTTACGTGCCTCGGCCATGAAGGTCAACATTATGACCCAATGTCCAGAAGGCTAGAACTCTCTATTAATCTTTCATAGTTTGCACCGCATAGTCTCTCTATGTAAGTGAAAATATATTGGGATAAAtatgttttcaaatttttcttatAACATATCTAGGATAACATCATATAAGAAATTTATCCAAATCTTTAACAATATTCaatttgattaaaatatattatttgatttcTGGAAAATATTAATACTGTTTCTCATGTTTATTAATTGTCAACAGGGCTGGAGATATCTCTTTGTGGAAACTTGCTTCATACGGGAATGGGTTCAAGTGCAGCAGAAGATGCCTTTCATGCGAACCGCATATCACTGGAGGAATTTAAGTTTTCTGCCTCTTCGATTTTGGAGAATGAAAACTTAATCTTAAGAATACAAGGGAAGTACTTAAAATGGGAAAAAGCAGCACATATCATTCTTGGTATAGCCGCTTTTGGTTTGAGTCTTCCTATTGAGCCACAAGATGTTATCCCTGTGAAAAAAGAAACACCAGAATCAAAGGAAGATGATTCCGATATGACTTCAACTCCATCACGAAGATGGAGGCTCTGGCCAATCCCATTTAGGAGAGTCAAAACACTTGAGCATACGGGTAGTAACTCATCAAACGAAGAAGTATTTGTTAATTCTGGATCAGTCTCACAAAGCCAACCTGAAGAACCAAGTTCGACAATCCATACAGTCACAGAGCCTACACGAAAGCAAATCATTAGGACCAATGTCCCCACAATTGATCAAATAGCATCATTGAATCTCAAAGAGGGGCAGAATAAGGTTAATTTCATTTTCTCGACTCGAGTTCTTGGATCCCAAAAGGTTCGTAATATGTTACCTGGTCGGTATTTGTGCTTAGATTGGTTAATTATTTAGAGTTGGGAAAGGCTATACTCATCTTTACTCATACTTTCTGGAACAGGTTGAAGCTCATATATACCTGTGGAAGTGGAATACAAGAATTGTAATTTCTGATGTTGATGGGACAATTACCAGGTAAATCGTAATTCATTCTTACAATGAATTAACTTGTGATGTGccgtataattttttttctttcaacgTAACCGAAATGCTATTTGAAAATAGTTTACCAATTCAATTATATGTAGTTTATAGTTCTGTTATGGCCTGATATTCTTTCTTTAGATTATGCTGATTATCACTTTATAGCGATGAAAATAAGTTGTGGTTGATATGAATTATGATCGAAAATATTTTCTATgattatatcacaataaaatcaTATCAAGTATTCAAGTCTATATCAGCAATCATAATACTAACAAATTTGATTTTAGATTATGCTATTTGATTTCTAATAGAACCTATTATGTCTTGTATCCTTGTGTCTAGGTCTGATGTTCTCGGTCAGTTTATGCCTTTGGTGGGAAGGGACTGGACTCATTCTGGAATAGCTCGTCTTTTTTCAGCTATAAAGGTAATGTTTTCTAATTTATCTTTTCAAGCTGATTGGAAATCATatattcatatattatttttcatggcCTTAATCCATGCCAAAACATCTTTATGAACCTCATAGTTGATCTCTGAAAATACTTAAAAATATTGAACTGGAGTGCAATAAACTTTTCATCGGAAAAAAATGCAATAAAGATATGCAAATGCTGATGTGTGAATGCTTGATGTAAAGACTTTCATTTATGGATTTCGAGCCAAAGAATCAAAATCTGAGTCCCGACAAGTTGCAACTTTTTTTTATCTGATGCAAcctgcatatttttcatatttcaagATCTCTTTGGTTTTTTTGTTCATCTGAATTTCTCGTTTATTGTAAAGCTAATGGCAGGACCGTAACACAATGCATGTGTATAAACTAGGGTGATTTTaagtaaatataatttattatggTGTTTTTTTTACTAGATACGTCTGTGGATACCAAGGTTTCAAAAATTGAATCACATTTATACGTATGTCATCCATAACCGATGTACAACCGAATGTCTTTTTCAAATTATAACATAATCctttgtattttttttgtttatttaattaaagtttttttttggATATCTATATTTGGTGTACCAGAATTAGTTTTTATATGGCTTCTAATCAACCGATAAGGCCTGATAAAACATCTATCACTGTCTAATCAAAGCAACCAAATTCAGCCATTAATAAATAGTGATAGATAAACGATTAATGTTTAATTCATTCGGTGCAGGAGAATGGATACCAGTTGTTATTTTTGAGTGCTCGTGCAATCGTTCAAGCATACTTGACAAAAAGCTTTTTATTCAATCTCAAGCAGGTAAGTGGTTTAATTACATAAAGTCCTGAAACTTAGTTTTGACGACTGCGAAAGATACACTTATGACTGTATTCGGTTTGACAAATTTGAACTTTATGGATCTAAACTCCTTCATCAAAATCCATCAAATATGTTTTTGGCtacaaggaaaaaaaaattgaaattaatcTTTCATGGCCAATAGTGTTTCATTTTATCTTCGAGGCTATTTGAAATTCCTTTAGGTTGCATTTTGATTGAAGAATTCGAGCGAATttgatttcaaatccattttATTAATTTGGTTCAAACTTCAAAATTAGAAAGAATGATTGAAATTCCTTGTATTACCGAGAGCCTCGAATATATTTTTTGCTTCAATTATGCATTTCAAATCTCGTCATCCCAACAAATTCAAATCCTCTCGTCCAAACACAACTtaagagtgtgtttggattcaTATATTTCAAATTCCTTGATTTGGAAGAAAGGATTTGATTTGAGAAATTGATTTCATACGACATCATCTTGGATGTATCTAAAATTCACCACAATTTCTATTGAA contains the following coding sequences:
- the LOC142505537 gene encoding phosphatidate phosphatase PAH1-like, coding for MNVVVKVGSIITQGMYSVATPFHPFGGAVDIIVVKQHDGTFRSTPWYVRFGKFQGVLKGAEKLVRIEVNGVEANFHMYLDNSGEAYFVREVDPEKDDNEGCKDSAKLEAGINVNDEVKGSELQRSEANEHNDGGVEVRDECVTLGMDRLERADSDVERIFYEFQDDKSSLVDSVEFSEYGSGRFDNLGNMEHVLESQDSNSEVILVSVDGHILTAPISLSERNAENVQLNTPQFHLGPGEGTEDYNRGEASWPSDLLDEIDASHKVTTINIHEADNGTLSLSSVPHLETCNLDQEKPYSEQGTPYSEQGTPDSGHLDREHNIDSSSDIASKPFNRNEVFKSCMELQELASQSTDEDEEHKNSLLEVLDKSPRSPLVNGESEEGKEEISRNNDGLFPQDSEFPSSTLLTELKFNPKSHERETSDTEYDGSVRLAVQCDNNDPELLIQADVDLASMRMHSGEGAPASEEERSKIEHLELLTGASIKGLEISLCGNLLHTGMGSSAAEDAFHANRISLEEFKFSASSILENENLILRIQGKYLKWEKAAHIILGIAAFGLSLPIEPQDVIPVKKETPESKEDDSDMTSTPSRRWRLWPIPFRRVKTLEHTGSNSSNEEVFVNSGSVSQSQPEEPSSTIHTVTEPTRKQIIRTNVPTIDQIASLNLKEGQNKVNFIFSTRVLGSQKVEAHIYLWKWNTRIVISDVDGTITRSDVLGQFMPLVGRDWTHSGIARLFSAIKENGYQLLFLSARAIVQAYLTKSFLFNLKQDGKSLPNGPVVISPDGLFPSLFREVIRRAPHEFKIACLEDIKALFPSDYNPFYAGFGNRDTDELSYRKIGIPKGKIFIINPKGEVAINHRIDVKSYTSLHTLVNDMFPPASIVEQEDFNSWNYWKTPLPEIEGL